From Agromyces sp. SYSU T00194, a single genomic window includes:
- a CDS encoding multifunctional oxoglutarate decarboxylase/oxoglutarate dehydrogenase thiamine pyrophosphate-binding subunit/dihydrolipoyllysine-residue succinyltransferase subunit translates to MSKQLTGGSDQATSNEFGANEWLVDELYEQFRADRDSVDKTWWPILENYRPASAEAPATVSTPDQATAAKAAPPASAAPAQPAPASHPVTAPTPVIGAQPQARTTARAPRPEPVPADVPVTSPQTVVEGETEKVDEVVPLRGLPKTLAANMDQSLTVPTATSVRTVPAKLMIDNRIVINNHLRRARGGKVSFTHLIGWALIQALKEFPSQNVFYDERDGKPSLVKPAHIGLGIAIDIPKPDGTRALLVPAIKRAETMTFNEYLAAYEDLVQRARKNKLTADDFKGATISLTNPGGIGTVHSVPRLMKGQGCIIGAGALEYPAEFQGSSDRTLANLAIGKTITLTSTYDHRVIQGAGSGEFLKTVHELLIGQRRFYEDIFAALRLPYDPIHWAPDISVDIASAIDKTARVQELINSFRVRGHMMADIDPLEYVQRSHPDLDIASHGLTFWDLDREFVTGEFGESRTSLLRDILGVLRDSYCRTIGIEYMHIQDPEQRKWIQGKVERKYEKPTHDEQMRILGKLNEAEAFETFLQTKYVGQKRFSLEGGESMIALLDEILQGAAKQGLDEVTIGMAHRGRLNVLTNIAGKTYGQIFREFEGTPDPRTISGSGDVKYHLGTEGVFTADNGEEVPVYLAANPSHLEAVNGVLEGITRAKQDRKPAGSYGTLPILVHGDAAMAGQGVVFETLQMSQLRGYRTGGTVHVVANNQVGFTTVPGDARSSIYSTDVAKTIQAPIFHVNGDDPEAVVRVAELAFEYRQQFHRDVVIDLVCYRRRGHNEGDDPSMTQPLMYNLIEAKRSVRKLYTEALVGRGDITEEEYQAAHRDFQDRLERAFQETHAAQTASSRPGGADIEPATAAPATTEAPPTGELETTGVSEQVVHMIGDAFNNRPEGFTVHPKLQQLLQKRLDMSRNGKVDWAFGELLALGTLLVEGTPVRFAGQDARRGTFVQRHSVFHDRVNGQEWLPLLNLSDNQARFWIYDSLLSEYAAMAFEYGYSVERKDALVLWEAQFGDFANGAQTVIDEFISSAEQKWGQRSSVVLLLPHGYEGQGPDHSSARIERYLQLCAEDNMTVARPSTPASYFHLLRRQAYQRPRRPLVVFTPKAMLRLRGATSEVADFTSGRFEPVIDDATVTDRAAVRRVVFMAGKLYYDLAAELAKHPNPEVALVRLEQYYPLPAERLAEVAASYPNAELVWAQDEPENQGAWPFFAIETGKIWDRPVTVVSRAASASPATGSAKVHAQEQTDLVSRALSL, encoded by the coding sequence GTGTCCAAGCAGTTGACCGGTGGTTCCGACCAGGCCACGTCGAACGAGTTCGGCGCGAACGAATGGCTCGTGGACGAGCTCTACGAGCAGTTCCGGGCGGACCGCGACTCGGTCGACAAGACCTGGTGGCCGATCCTCGAGAACTACCGCCCCGCCTCCGCGGAGGCTCCCGCCACCGTCTCGACGCCCGACCAGGCGACGGCCGCGAAGGCCGCCCCGCCCGCCTCGGCCGCACCGGCGCAGCCCGCTCCCGCCTCGCACCCCGTCACCGCGCCCACCCCGGTGATCGGCGCGCAGCCGCAGGCCCGCACGACCGCCCGGGCGCCGCGCCCCGAGCCGGTGCCCGCCGACGTGCCCGTCACCAGCCCGCAGACGGTCGTCGAGGGCGAGACCGAGAAGGTCGACGAGGTCGTCCCGCTCCGCGGCCTCCCGAAGACCCTCGCGGCCAACATGGACCAGAGCCTCACGGTGCCGACCGCGACGAGCGTGCGCACCGTCCCGGCGAAGCTGATGATCGACAACCGCATCGTCATCAACAACCACCTCCGCCGCGCCCGCGGCGGCAAGGTGTCGTTCACGCACCTCATCGGGTGGGCGCTGATCCAGGCGCTCAAGGAGTTCCCGAGCCAGAACGTCTTCTACGACGAGCGCGACGGCAAGCCCAGCCTCGTCAAGCCCGCCCACATCGGCCTCGGCATCGCGATCGACATCCCGAAGCCCGACGGCACCCGTGCCCTGCTCGTGCCCGCGATCAAGCGCGCCGAGACCATGACGTTCAACGAGTACCTCGCCGCCTACGAAGACCTGGTGCAGCGCGCCCGCAAGAACAAGCTCACCGCCGACGACTTCAAGGGCGCGACGATCTCGCTGACGAACCCCGGCGGCATCGGCACCGTGCACTCCGTGCCGCGCCTCATGAAGGGCCAGGGCTGCATCATCGGCGCCGGCGCGCTCGAGTACCCCGCCGAGTTCCAGGGCTCCAGCGACCGCACGCTCGCGAACCTCGCGATCGGCAAGACGATCACGCTGACCTCGACCTACGACCACCGCGTCATCCAGGGCGCGGGCTCCGGCGAGTTCCTGAAGACCGTGCACGAGCTGCTCATCGGCCAGCGCCGGTTCTACGAGGACATCTTCGCCGCGCTCCGCCTGCCGTACGACCCGATCCACTGGGCGCCCGACATCTCGGTCGACATCGCCAGCGCGATCGACAAGACCGCGCGCGTGCAGGAGCTCATCAACTCGTTCCGCGTCCGCGGCCACATGATGGCCGACATCGACCCGCTCGAGTACGTGCAGCGCTCGCACCCCGACCTCGACATCGCCAGCCACGGCCTGACCTTCTGGGACCTCGACCGCGAGTTCGTCACGGGCGAGTTCGGCGAGTCGCGCACGTCGCTGCTGCGCGACATCCTCGGCGTGCTCCGCGACTCGTACTGCCGCACGATCGGCATCGAGTACATGCACATCCAGGACCCCGAGCAGCGCAAGTGGATCCAGGGCAAGGTCGAGCGCAAGTACGAGAAGCCCACCCACGACGAGCAGATGCGCATCCTCGGCAAGCTCAACGAGGCCGAGGCGTTCGAGACCTTCCTGCAGACCAAGTACGTCGGCCAGAAGCGGTTCAGCCTCGAGGGCGGCGAGTCGATGATCGCCCTCCTCGACGAGATCCTGCAGGGCGCCGCCAAGCAGGGGCTCGACGAGGTCACGATCGGCATGGCCCACCGCGGCCGCCTCAACGTGCTCACGAACATCGCCGGCAAGACGTACGGGCAGATCTTCCGCGAGTTCGAGGGCACCCCCGACCCGCGCACCATCTCCGGCTCCGGCGACGTGAAGTACCACCTCGGCACCGAGGGCGTCTTCACGGCCGACAACGGCGAGGAGGTGCCCGTGTACCTCGCCGCCAACCCCTCGCACCTGGAGGCGGTCAACGGCGTGCTCGAGGGCATCACCCGCGCCAAGCAGGACCGCAAGCCCGCGGGCAGCTACGGCACCCTGCCGATCCTGGTGCACGGCGACGCGGCCATGGCGGGCCAGGGCGTCGTCTTCGAGACGCTGCAGATGTCGCAGCTGCGGGGGTACCGCACGGGCGGCACCGTCCACGTCGTCGCGAACAACCAGGTCGGCTTCACCACCGTGCCGGGCGACGCGCGCTCGTCGATCTACTCGACCGACGTCGCCAAGACCATCCAGGCGCCGATCTTCCACGTCAACGGCGACGACCCCGAGGCCGTCGTGCGCGTCGCCGAGCTCGCCTTCGAGTATCGCCAGCAGTTCCACCGCGACGTCGTGATCGACCTCGTCTGCTATCGCCGTCGCGGCCACAACGAGGGCGACGACCCGTCGATGACGCAGCCGCTCATGTACAACCTCATCGAGGCGAAGCGCTCCGTCCGCAAGCTCTACACCGAGGCGCTCGTCGGACGCGGCGACATCACCGAGGAGGAGTACCAGGCGGCGCACCGCGACTTCCAGGACCGCCTCGAGCGGGCCTTCCAGGAGACGCACGCCGCGCAGACCGCCTCCTCGCGCCCCGGCGGCGCCGACATCGAGCCCGCCACCGCGGCTCCGGCGACGACCGAGGCGCCGCCCACGGGCGAGCTCGAGACCACGGGGGTCTCCGAGCAGGTCGTGCACATGATCGGCGACGCCTTCAACAACCGCCCCGAGGGCTTCACGGTGCACCCGAAGCTCCAGCAGCTCCTGCAGAAGCGGCTCGACATGAGTCGCAACGGCAAGGTCGACTGGGCCTTCGGCGAGCTGCTCGCCCTCGGAACGCTGCTCGTGGAGGGCACCCCGGTGCGGTTCGCCGGCCAGGACGCCCGACGCGGCACGTTCGTGCAGCGCCACTCGGTGTTCCACGACCGGGTGAACGGCCAGGAGTGGCTGCCGCTGCTGAACCTCAGCGACAACCAGGCCCGGTTCTGGATCTACGACTCGCTGCTCTCCGAGTACGCCGCCATGGCGTTCGAGTACGGCTACTCGGTGGAGCGCAAGGACGCCCTCGTGCTCTGGGAGGCCCAGTTCGGCGACTTCGCCAACGGCGCCCAGACCGTGATCGACGAGTTCATCTCCTCGGCCGAGCAGAAGTGGGGCCAGCGCTCGAGCGTCGTGCTGCTGCTGCCGCACGGCTACGAGGGTCAGGGGCCCGACCATTCGTCGGCCCGCATCGAGCGGTACCTGCAGCTGTGCGCCGAGGACAACATGACCGTCGCGCGCCCGTCGACGCCGGCGTCGTACTTCCACCTGCTGCGCCGTCAGGCGTACCAGCGTCCGCGGCGCCCCCTCGTCGTGTTCACGCCGAAGGCGATGCTGCGACTGCGCGGTGCGACCAGCGAGGTGGCCGACTTCACGAGCGGCCGGTTCGAGCCGGTGATCGACGACGCGACCGTCACCGACCGCGCCGCGGTGCGCCGCGTGGTGTTCATGGCGGGCAAGCTGTACTACGACCTCGCCGCCGAGCTCGCCAAGCACCCGAACCCCGAGGTAGCGCTGGTGCGCCTCGAGCAGTACTACCCGCTGCCCGCCGAGCGCCTCGCCGAGGTCGCCGCCTCCTACCCGAACGCCGAGCTGGTCTGGGCGCAGGACGAGCCGGAGAACCAGGGCGCCTGGCCGTTCTTCGCGATCGAGACCGGCAAGATCTGGGACCGCCCGGTCACGGTCGTCTCCCGCGCCGCCTCGGCCTCCCCCGCCACCGGATCGGCGAAGGTGCACGCCCAGGAGCAGACCGACCTGGTGTCGCGCGCGCTGTCGCTGTAG
- a CDS encoding GuaB1 family IMP dehydrogenase-related protein: protein MEFYRTAPSHDLTYSDVFLVPSRSDVASRLDVSLAPEDGTGATLPIVSANMNSVTGPRLAATLARRGGLGVLPQDMHLQDLDEAIRWVKDQSPRFDTPYSFDADATVADALEVVAPVDGHGVVLHDDAGAYAGCIPATRLASALHDARLGDLVHGALPALDAEDVESPRAAFDLMAGADLEFAPVMRHGAVVGTLSRRSALRGTIYSPTLDAQGRLKVAAAIGINGDVAGKARALVAAGVDVLVVDTAHGHQEGMVRAIRTVREAGIDVTLAAGNVVTETAVADLVGAGADIVKVGVGPGAMCTTRMMTAVGRPQFSAVLETAAAAAAAGARVWADGGVRYPRDVALALAAGAASVMIGSWFAGTLEAPGRLRTDASGGWYKESWGMASTKAVRERFDRLSPYELARKELFAEGISSSRISLDPLRPSIEDLLDMITTGVRSSFTYAGAHTVPEFHERALVGIQSAAGYEEGKALPVSW, encoded by the coding sequence ATGGAGTTCTACCGCACGGCGCCGAGCCACGACCTGACCTACTCGGACGTCTTCCTCGTGCCCAGCCGGTCGGACGTGGCCAGCCGGCTGGACGTCTCGCTCGCGCCCGAGGACGGCACCGGCGCCACGCTGCCGATCGTCTCGGCCAACATGAACTCGGTCACCGGGCCGCGCCTCGCCGCGACCCTGGCCCGTCGCGGCGGGCTCGGCGTGCTGCCGCAGGACATGCACCTGCAGGACCTCGACGAGGCGATCCGCTGGGTCAAGGACCAGTCGCCGCGCTTCGACACGCCGTACTCGTTCGACGCCGACGCCACGGTCGCCGACGCGCTCGAGGTGGTCGCCCCGGTCGACGGCCACGGGGTCGTGCTGCACGACGACGCGGGCGCCTACGCCGGATGCATCCCCGCCACGCGCCTCGCCTCCGCGCTGCACGACGCGCGCCTCGGCGACCTGGTGCACGGCGCGCTCCCGGCGCTGGACGCGGAGGACGTCGAGTCGCCGCGCGCGGCGTTCGACCTCATGGCCGGCGCCGACCTCGAGTTCGCCCCCGTCATGCGGCACGGAGCCGTCGTCGGCACGCTCAGCCGGCGCAGCGCGCTGCGCGGCACCATCTACTCGCCGACGCTCGACGCGCAGGGGCGCCTGAAGGTCGCGGCCGCGATCGGCATCAACGGCGACGTGGCCGGCAAGGCCCGCGCGCTGGTCGCCGCCGGCGTCGACGTGCTCGTGGTCGACACGGCGCACGGGCACCAGGAGGGGATGGTCCGCGCCATCCGCACCGTGCGCGAGGCGGGCATCGACGTGACGCTCGCGGCGGGCAACGTCGTCACGGAGACGGCGGTCGCGGACCTCGTCGGCGCGGGCGCCGACATCGTGAAGGTCGGCGTCGGACCCGGCGCGATGTGCACGACGCGCATGATGACGGCCGTCGGTCGGCCCCAGTTCTCCGCGGTGCTCGAGACCGCGGCCGCGGCCGCGGCCGCCGGCGCGCGGGTGTGGGCCGACGGCGGGGTGCGCTACCCGCGCGACGTCGCGCTCGCGCTCGCCGCGGGCGCCGCCTCGGTGATGATCGGCTCCTGGTTCGCGGGCACGCTGGAGGCGCCCGGGCGGCTCCGCACCGACGCGTCCGGCGGCTGGTACAAGGAGAGCTGGGGCATGGCCTCGACCAAGGCCGTGCGCGAGCGCTTCGACCGGCTCTCGCCGTACGAGCTCGCCCGCAAGGAGCTGTTCGCGGAGGGCATCTCGTCGTCGCGCATCTCGCTCGACCCGCTGCGCCCGTCGATCGAGGACCTGCTCGACATGATCACCACGGGCGTGCGCAGCTCGTTCACCTACGCGGGCGCGCACACCGTGCCGGAGTTCCACGAGCGGGCGCTCGTGGGCATCCAGTCGGCGGCGGGCTACGAGGAGGGCAAGGCGCTGCCGGTCAGCTGGTAG
- a CDS encoding hemolysin family protein — translation MPEWLLLTFGLLLTIGTGLFVASEFALVNLDRSDLEARRDRGETRLGLTIAALKITSTHLSSAQLGITITTLLTGYTMEPAISSLLAGPLEAIGVPESLVRPVGATTAIVVATLLSMIIGELVPKNFALALPRQTAVLVMPFQTAFTTVFGPAIRLLNGSANALLRLMGVEPKEELSGARSAEELSSLVRRSASAGMLEKDTATLLSRTLSFSRLSAADVMTPRPRVASVSRTDTAADVIELASQTGYSRFPVHEENVDDVVGLVHVKQAVAVPRERRADVPVSALQSDGLRVPETMRLDALLGELRGRGYQMAVVVDEYGGTAGVATLEDLVEEIVGEVSDEHDRSRAGIVRRPGAVTFPGLLRPDELLERAGIRVPDDGPYETVGGYVMSELGRLPAVGDEIETGEGTLQVVRLDGRRIDRLRFVRTAPVTEEEAADV, via the coding sequence ATGCCTGAGTGGCTCCTGCTCACGTTCGGACTCCTGCTCACGATCGGCACGGGCTTGTTCGTCGCCAGCGAGTTCGCGCTGGTCAACCTCGACCGATCCGACCTCGAGGCGCGCCGCGATCGCGGCGAGACCCGTCTCGGGCTCACGATCGCCGCACTGAAGATCACGTCGACGCACCTGTCGAGCGCCCAGCTCGGCATCACGATCACGACGCTGCTCACCGGCTACACCATGGAGCCCGCGATCAGCTCGCTGCTCGCCGGCCCGCTCGAGGCGATCGGCGTGCCCGAGTCGCTCGTGCGACCGGTCGGCGCGACGACCGCGATCGTGGTCGCCACCCTCCTGTCGATGATCATCGGCGAGCTCGTGCCGAAGAACTTCGCGCTCGCGCTGCCCCGTCAGACGGCGGTGCTCGTGATGCCGTTCCAGACGGCGTTCACGACCGTGTTCGGGCCGGCCATCCGGCTGCTGAACGGCAGCGCCAACGCGCTGCTGCGCCTCATGGGCGTCGAGCCCAAGGAGGAGCTCTCCGGCGCCCGGTCGGCCGAGGAGCTGTCCTCGCTCGTGCGCCGCTCGGCGAGCGCGGGGATGCTCGAGAAGGACACCGCCACGCTGCTCAGCCGCACCCTGAGCTTCTCGCGCCTGAGCGCGGCCGACGTGATGACCCCGCGGCCGCGCGTCGCGAGCGTCTCCCGCACCGACACGGCGGCGGACGTGATCGAACTCGCCTCGCAGACGGGCTACTCGAGGTTCCCCGTGCACGAGGAGAACGTCGACGACGTCGTGGGTCTCGTGCACGTCAAGCAGGCCGTCGCGGTGCCGCGCGAGCGGCGGGCCGACGTGCCGGTCTCGGCGCTGCAGTCCGACGGGCTGCGCGTGCCCGAGACGATGCGCCTGGACGCGCTGCTCGGCGAGCTGCGGGGACGCGGGTACCAGATGGCCGTCGTCGTCGACGAGTACGGCGGCACCGCTGGCGTGGCCACGCTCGAGGACCTCGTCGAGGAGATCGTCGGCGAGGTGTCCGACGAGCACGACCGCTCTCGTGCCGGCATCGTGCGCCGGCCGGGCGCGGTGACGTTCCCCGGCCTGCTCCGACCCGACGAACTGCTCGAGCGCGCCGGCATCCGCGTGCCCGACGACGGGCCGTACGAGACCGTCGGCGGGTACGTCATGAGCGAGCTCGGACGACTGCCCGCGGTGGGCGACGAGATCGAGACGGGCGAGGGCACGCTGCAGGTCGTGCGCCTCGACGGGCGGCGCATCGACCGGCTGCGCTTCGTGCGCACCGCGCCCGTGACCGAGGAGGAGGCGGCCGATGTCTGA
- a CDS encoding hemolysin family protein, whose protein sequence is MSDWAGIAWLVVLLAGNAFFVGAEFAVISARRSQIEPLAEQGLRRAKTALWAMEHATLMLAMSQLGITICSLLILNVSEPAIHHLLEVPLALTGWSEEVIGVIAFVIALVLVSYLHVVLGEMVPKNLSFSMPDRAVLLLAPPLVFTARVFRPLIVALNATANGVVRLFRVEPKDEATSTFTLEEVQTIVDQSRREGVLEDSSGTLTGVFEFTTKVVSDIALPLDELVCLGPDGTPGDVERAVARRGFSRYVICDANGEPAGYVHLKDVIELDDDEFDDPIPTKFVRQLVSIYAGTDLEDALATMRRTGSHLARAFDAEGATTGVLFLEDIIEELVGEVQDATRRV, encoded by the coding sequence ATGTCTGATTGGGCCGGAATCGCCTGGCTGGTCGTGCTGCTGGCCGGCAACGCCTTCTTCGTCGGCGCCGAGTTCGCCGTCATCTCCGCGCGACGCTCGCAGATCGAGCCGCTCGCGGAGCAGGGCCTGCGTCGCGCCAAGACCGCGCTCTGGGCGATGGAGCACGCCACGCTCATGCTGGCGATGAGCCAGCTGGGCATCACGATCTGCTCGCTGCTGATCCTGAACGTCTCGGAGCCCGCCATCCACCACCTGCTGGAGGTGCCGCTGGCGCTCACCGGGTGGTCGGAGGAGGTCATCGGCGTCATCGCGTTCGTGATCGCGCTCGTGCTGGTCTCGTACCTGCACGTGGTGCTCGGCGAGATGGTGCCGAAGAACCTGTCCTTCTCGATGCCCGACCGGGCGGTGCTGCTGCTGGCGCCGCCGCTGGTGTTCACCGCGCGCGTGTTCCGCCCGCTGATCGTGGCGCTGAACGCGACCGCGAACGGCGTGGTGCGACTGTTCCGCGTCGAGCCGAAGGACGAGGCGACGAGCACCTTCACGCTCGAGGAGGTGCAGACGATCGTCGACCAGTCGCGGCGCGAGGGCGTGCTGGAGGACTCGAGCGGCACCCTGACCGGCGTGTTCGAGTTCACGACCAAGGTGGTGAGCGACATCGCGCTGCCGCTCGACGAGCTGGTCTGCCTCGGGCCCGACGGGACGCCCGGCGACGTCGAGCGCGCCGTCGCCCGTCGCGGCTTCTCGCGGTACGTCATCTGCGACGCGAACGGCGAGCCGGCCGGCTACGTGCACCTGAAGGACGTGATCGAGCTCGACGACGACGAGTTCGACGACCCGATCCCGACCAAGTTCGTGCGCCAGCTGGTCTCGATCTACGCGGGCACCGACCTCGAGGACGCACTCGCGACGATGCGCCGCACCGGCTCGCACCTGGCGCGCGCGTTCGACGCCGAGGGCGCGACCACGGGCGTGCTGTTCCTCGAGGACATCATCGAGGAGCTCGTCGGCGAGGTGCAGGACGCCACGAGGCGGGTCTAG
- a CDS encoding NUDIX domain-containing protein, translating into MPGRDPQWRTLASRVAYENRWIRVREDQVEGPHGRGVYGVVEMRHPAVFVVALDEAERVCLVSLARYPTGKQSWEVPAGGSDGEDPLVAAQRELAEETGLAAAEWTRLGGMDALNGIADAPEHVFLARGLAPAADARASQQEEGIADVRWVGFGEALAMIASGAIDDGESIAALAFAGIHLGRFR; encoded by the coding sequence GTGCCGGGCCGGGACCCGCAGTGGCGGACGCTCGCGTCGCGGGTGGCGTACGAGAACCGCTGGATCCGGGTGCGCGAGGACCAGGTCGAGGGGCCGCACGGCCGGGGCGTGTACGGCGTGGTCGAGATGCGGCATCCGGCCGTCTTCGTGGTCGCCCTCGACGAGGCGGAGCGGGTGTGCCTGGTCTCGCTCGCGCGCTACCCGACCGGGAAGCAGTCCTGGGAGGTGCCCGCCGGCGGTTCCGACGGCGAGGACCCGCTGGTCGCCGCGCAGCGCGAGCTCGCCGAGGAGACGGGACTCGCGGCGGCCGAGTGGACCCGCCTGGGCGGCATGGACGCGTTGAACGGCATCGCGGACGCCCCCGAGCACGTGTTCCTGGCGCGCGGGCTCGCTCCCGCGGCCGACGCGCGCGCCTCGCAGCAGGAGGAGGGGATCGCCGACGTGCGGTGGGTCGGGTTCGGCGAGGCGCTGGCGATGATCGCCTCGGGCGCGATCGACGACGGCGAGTCGATCGCCGCCCTGGCGTTCGCGGGCATCCACCTCGGCCGATTCCGCTGA
- a CDS encoding ADP-dependent NAD(P)H-hydrate dehydratase, whose translation MDVDDGWRDWTADDAARWIAVPEASDDKYRRGVLGVRTGSREYPGAAVLGVEAAARTGVGMIRYLGPRSVRETVLARRPEAVGVEGRVQAWLIGSGIDPHARTFVLIGELSNALASGLPVVVDAGALDLVGTHVGPTVITPHHRELATLLAARDVEVSTADVAADPAAWAVRAAAETGAVVLLKGAVTHVADPGGTRLRVALGTPWLAAAGTGDVLGGILGALLATHHEELAADASVLAPLAATAAAVHGLAARRASDGGPIVALDVAEAVPVVLSELLAGRR comes from the coding sequence ATGGACGTGGACGACGGCTGGCGCGACTGGACGGCGGACGACGCGGCGCGGTGGATCGCGGTTCCGGAGGCATCCGACGACAAGTACCGGCGCGGGGTGCTCGGTGTGCGCACCGGCTCGCGCGAGTACCCGGGCGCTGCGGTGCTCGGCGTCGAGGCGGCGGCCCGCACCGGCGTCGGGATGATCCGCTACCTCGGGCCCCGGTCGGTGCGGGAGACGGTGCTCGCCCGCCGGCCCGAGGCCGTCGGCGTCGAGGGCCGGGTGCAGGCCTGGCTCATCGGCTCGGGCATCGACCCGCACGCGCGCACGTTCGTGCTCATCGGCGAGCTCAGCAACGCGCTCGCATCGGGACTGCCGGTCGTGGTCGACGCCGGCGCGCTCGACCTGGTCGGCACGCACGTCGGTCCGACCGTCATCACGCCGCACCACCGGGAGCTGGCGACGCTGCTCGCCGCGCGGGACGTCGAGGTCTCCACCGCGGACGTCGCGGCCGACCCTGCGGCGTGGGCGGTCCGCGCCGCGGCCGAGACCGGCGCGGTCGTGCTGCTCAAGGGTGCGGTGACGCACGTGGCGGACCCGGGCGGGACCCGCCTGCGCGTCGCGCTCGGCACGCCGTGGCTCGCGGCGGCGGGCACGGGAGACGTGCTCGGCGGCATCCTCGGCGCCCTGCTCGCGACCCATCACGAGGAGCTGGCGGCGGATGCCTCGGTGCTCGCGCCGCTCGCGGCGACCGCTGCGGCGGTGCACGGGCTCGCCGCGCGTCGCGCCTCGGACGGCGGGCCGATCGTGGCGCTCGACGTCGCCGAGGCGGTGCCCGTGGTGCTCTCGGAGCTGCTCGCCGGCCGTCGCTAG
- a CDS encoding glycosyltransferase 87 family protein, which yields MVGERGLEDRRSQQASDAGRSRGWRIALWTGFAAVHVAIVLFGLLAPGGAFLDVSWVYHDWIERAVDGGALVGLDEPWVYPILAIVPMAAAYVLGPERYLGVWLAIVALLDALAFAMLLGRRRLSPTRRAAALWWLAFLALLGPVALGRIDSVTAPVAIVALLVAAGRPRLTAALLAIATWIKVWPVALGLALVTASRRRLEVVWVALAVSAAVIVASILAGGARTIFGFVAEQGDRGLQVESPAAVPWLWAVAAGSTRSEIALDAQIITFQVSGPGTAFIAELLTPLMALALAGVLVVGVVAVRRGAAFGAVFPSLSLALVSVLLVCNKVGSPQFVTWLAAPVVLGLCLRPARFAVPAVLVAAIAALTQVTYPYLYSRLTGADPALVLALTGKVVLEVVVLAWAVRAVWKSGVRKTGEVT from the coding sequence ATGGTCGGGGAGCGCGGTCTCGAGGACCGGCGGTCGCAGCAGGCGTCTGACGCCGGTCGCTCCCGCGGATGGCGGATCGCGCTCTGGACCGGCTTCGCGGCGGTGCACGTCGCGATCGTGCTGTTCGGCCTGCTCGCCCCGGGCGGTGCGTTCCTGGATGTCTCGTGGGTCTACCACGACTGGATCGAGCGGGCCGTCGACGGTGGGGCGCTCGTCGGCCTCGACGAGCCGTGGGTGTACCCGATCCTCGCGATCGTGCCGATGGCGGCGGCGTACGTGCTCGGGCCCGAGCGCTACCTCGGGGTGTGGTTGGCGATCGTGGCCCTCCTCGACGCGCTCGCGTTCGCGATGCTGCTGGGGCGACGCCGCCTGTCGCCGACGCGCCGCGCGGCCGCGCTGTGGTGGCTCGCATTCCTCGCACTGCTCGGCCCGGTCGCACTCGGGCGCATCGACTCGGTGACCGCGCCCGTCGCGATCGTCGCGCTGCTGGTCGCGGCGGGGCGCCCGCGCCTGACGGCGGCGCTGCTGGCGATCGCCACGTGGATCAAGGTCTGGCCGGTGGCGCTCGGCCTCGCGCTCGTGACGGCGTCGCGCCGCCGACTCGAGGTCGTGTGGGTCGCGCTCGCCGTGTCCGCCGCGGTCATCGTCGCGAGCATCCTCGCGGGCGGCGCCCGCACGATCTTCGGGTTCGTCGCCGAGCAGGGCGATCGCGGCCTGCAGGTCGAATCGCCTGCGGCGGTGCCCTGGCTGTGGGCGGTCGCCGCCGGATCGACGCGCTCGGAGATCGCCCTCGACGCGCAGATCATCACGTTCCAGGTGTCGGGCCCGGGCACCGCGTTCATCGCCGAGCTGCTCACGCCGCTGATGGCGCTGGCGCTCGCCGGCGTGCTCGTCGTGGGCGTCGTCGCGGTGCGCCGCGGGGCGGCGTTCGGCGCCGTGTTCCCGTCTCTGTCACTGGCGCTGGTGAGCGTGCTGCTGGTCTGCAACAAGGTGGGCTCGCCCCAGTTCGTCACCTGGCTCGCGGCACCCGTGGTGCTGGGGCTCTGCCTGCGACCGGCGCGATTCGCCGTGCCGGCCGTGCTCGTCGCCGCGATCGCCGCCCTCACGCAGGTGACGTACCCGTACCTCTACAGCCGGCTCACCGGGGCCGACCCAGCGCTGGTGCTCGCGCTCACCGGCAAGGTCGTGCTGGAGGTCGTCGTGCTCGCGTGGGCCGTGCGCGCCGTGTGGAAGAGTGGGGTGCGGAAGACAGGGGAGGTCACCTGA
- a CDS encoding thiamine-binding protein: MLVAFSVAPSGTGRADGSVHDAVAAAVKIVRESGLPNRTSSMFTEIEGEWDEVFDVVRRATEAVEPFGSRISLVLKADIRPGYAGELDGKLERLERALGD; the protein is encoded by the coding sequence ATGCTGGTCGCATTCTCGGTCGCGCCGAGCGGAACCGGTCGCGCGGACGGATCCGTGCACGACGCGGTCGCGGCCGCCGTGAAGATCGTGCGGGAGTCGGGCCTGCCGAACCGCACGTCCTCGATGTTCACGGAGATCGAGGGGGAGTGGGACGAGGTGTTCGACGTCGTCCGTCGCGCGACCGAGGCCGTCGAACCCTTCGGGTCGCGCATCTCGCTCGTGCTGAAGGCCGACATCCGGCCGGGGTACGCGGGCGAGCTCGACGGCAAGCTCGAGCGGCTGGAGCGCGCGCTGGGCGACTGA